One Camelina sativa cultivar DH55 chromosome 3, Cs, whole genome shotgun sequence genomic window carries:
- the LOC104778073 gene encoding uncharacterized protein LOC104778073 gives MGVDLRQVVAGILTITMFVMLGQMLHRDYFDALQEKIQGDAHDIEFKGSKVAVEDGLVRAIQGVNNGPWMEDSHELKPCWSISQSDEAISSKGYVTFSLTNGPEYHVSQITDAVMVAKHLGATLVLPDIRGSKPGDEMNFDDIYDVDKLIKSLESVVNVVRKLPSHVSLRDIAIVKVPTRVAEDYIKAHIDPIFKSKGNIRVTTYFPSVNLRKSSQGGETDPVSCLAMFGSLELQPAVNDLVESMIQRLKTHSKKSGGRFLAIDLRVEILEKKNCHEAGAVGSKTCYNAQEIALFLRKLGFDSDTTIYLTQPRWESSLNILKDIFPKTYTKESIMPSDKKSKYLELENSEYENVIDFYISSKSDVFVPAIPGLFYANTVGKRIALGKPQVLVPAEISGTSGRSTDYISPYISRKNHLAYSCFC, from the exons atgggtGTGGATTTGAGGCAAGTGGTGGCTGGGATTCTCACCATTACCATGTTTGTGATGCTTGGACAAATGCTTCATAGAGATTACTTTGATGCTCTTCAG GAGAAAATCCAAGGAGATGCACATGATATTGAATTCAAGGGATCAAAAGTAGCTGTTGAAGATGGACTTGTTAGAGCTATTCAAGGTGTGAATAATGGACCTTGGATGGAGGATAGCCATGAACTTAAACCTTGTTGGTCCATTTCTCAATCTG ATGAAGCAATATCATCGAAGGGTTATGTTACATTCTCCTTAACGAATGGTCCTGAGTACCATGTCTCTCAG ATTACTGATGCCGTTATGGTGGCGAAGCATCTTGGAGCAACTCTAGTGCTTCCCGATATAAGAGGAAGCAAGCCTGGTGATGAAAT GAACTTTGATGATATCTATGATGTGGACAAACTTATTAAAAGCTTGGAAAGCGTCGTCAACGTTGTAAGAAAATTGCCGAGCCATGTATCTCTAAGAGATATCGCCATTGTTAAGGTTCCTACCCGAGTTGCAGAAGATTACATAAAGGCACATATTGACCCCATCTTCAAATCAAAAGGGAACATAAGAGTTACAACCTATTTCCCTTCGGTGAACTTGAGGAAATCTTCGCAGGGTGGTGAAACCGACCCTGTCTCTTGTTTGGCAATGTTTGGTTCCTTGGAGTTGCAACCTGCAGTGAATGATTTGGTTGAGTCGATGATTCAGCGGCTGAAGACACACAGCAAGAAATCAGGTGGCCGTTTCCTAGCCATAGACTTGAGGGTTGAGatacttgaaaagaaaaattgtcaTGAAGCAGGTGCTGTGGGATCCAAAACCTGTTACAACGCACAAGAGATTGCATTGTTCTTGAGGAAGCTTGGATTTGACAGTGATACAACTATATATCTTACTCAGCCAAGATGGGAGAGCAGCCTCAATATACTTAAGGACATTTTCCCGAAAACATATACTAAG GAGTCGATAATGCCGTCAGATAAGAAATCGAAGTACCTTGAATTAGAAAATTCTGAATATGAAAATGTTATTGACTTCTACATAAGTTCAAAGAGTGATGTATTTGTGCCAGCCATTCCTGGTCTGTTTTACGCCAATACAGTTGGAAAACGGATAGCATTAGGCAAGCCTCAAGTTCTTGTTCCAGCAGAGATCTCAGGAACATCTGGTCGTTCTACTGATTACATCTCTCCCTATATCTCAAGGAAGAACCATTTGGCGTATTCATGTTTTTGCTGA
- the LOC104779302 gene encoding uncharacterized protein LOC104779302, giving the protein MAEAKRLERLEAMRSLLKSEMEKSETFSLVLNKTGSKLEEINHELSSLEADVKVEKWRCSPFSDHIRHTIAPISAVLRVFSSVQELEISLMSSDEVLGYVSEVKRLGEAMKLLSSSCVLALNWLEETIEYLTEKGMPQDHPCGLRFKTSIGLLRELQMTEPRAYLKGGILYTALKNLRTEFKRILEEEQVLSEDSLRNLQAIIKRLHAHTQLKKCVPVYIKVRTKVIQKQLEIDYLERTITEADNVHGIEGDIDQWRLHMEIAVKEIYEVERKLCYDVFEDVGENVPLRCFGKIASNSGILSLLRFGSRISKCKKDPPKLLKLLDCFSTMDNIRIEFNQLFQGEQCSEIRRVTRELISNLVKGVCEIFWELPCQVELQRPNCPLLDAVNAHEQYRDYYAALYVKESWGNLLSLLTNKAQPTSSSSSAVKRKRVRESIKRTLQDFSKGFDDIYTKQSNWVVEDDKLRWKICQAMVRTVVPRYKSYLQSYIMLLAEEDPTSDSTKHLYYTPKGLEMKLTTMFQRREEETEKRNQYSNFVNRVMDLGINQNSHSTLEAI; this is encoded by the exons ATGGCTGAAGCAAAGAGGCTTGAGAGACTTGAAGCAATGAGAAGTTTACTAAAGAGTGAGATGGAGAAATCAGAAACTTTTTCCTTGGTTCTAAACAAGACCGGATCCAAGCTTGAAGAAATCAATCACGAGTTGTCGTCTTTGGAAGCTGATGTTAAAGTAGAGAAATGGCGATGTTCTCCTTTCTCTGATCATATCCGTCACACCATTGCCCCTATATCCGCTGTTTTGAGAGTCTTTTCTTCGGTTCAAGAACTCGAGATCTCTCTCATGTCCTCTGATGAAGTCCTCGGTTATGTTTCAGAAGTTAAACGCCTTGGTGAAGCGATGAAGCTTCTCTCCAGTAGCTGTGTTCTTGCTCTTAATTGGCTTGAAGAGACAATCGAGTACCTAACCGAAAAGGGGATGCCTCAAGATCATCCTTGCGGTTTACGGTTCAAGACTTCCATTGGGCTTCTCCGGGAACTGCAAATGACCGAGCCTCGTGCTTATCTCAAAGGAGGGATTCTTTACACAGCGCTGAAGAATCTCAGAACAGAATTCAAGAGGATTCTGGAAGAGGAGCAGGTCTTGTCTGAAGACAGCTTGAGAAACTTGCAGGCTATCATCAAGAGATTACATGCTCACACACAGTTGAAAAAATGTGTACCTGTTTACATCAAAGTCCGCACAAAGGTCATTCAGAAACAGCTTGAGATTGATTATCTTGAGAGAACAATCACAGAAGCTGATAATGTACATGGTATAGAAGGAGATATAGATCAATGGAGATTGCATATGGAGATAGCCGTGAAAGAGATCTATGAGGTTGAGAGAAAGCTCTGCTATGACGTATTTGAAGATGTTGGAGAAAATGTTCCCTTGCGTTGCTTTGGAAAAATAGCTTCAAATTCAGGAATCTTGTCGCTTCTCAGATTTGGATCAAGAATCAGCAAATGCAAGAAAGATCCACCAAAGCTGCTAAAGCTCTTAGATTGTTTCTCTACAATGGACAACATCAGGATAGAGTTTAACCAGCTATTTCAAGGGGAACAATGTTCAGAGATACGCAGGGTTACACGGGAGCTCATTAGCAATCTCGTTAAAGGTGTCTGCGAGATCTTCTGGGAGCTACCTTGCCAAGTGGAGCTACAAAGACCAAACTGTCCTCTGCTTGATGCCG TAAACGCACACGAGCAGTACAGAGACTATTACGCCGCACTATACGTCAAAGAAAGCTGGGGAAACCTCTTGTCTCTACTCACCAACAAAGCTCAACccacttcttcatcatcatctgctgTGAAAAGAAAACGAGTCCGTGAGTCAATCAAACGAACATTACAAGACTTTTCAAAAGGTTTTGATGATATCTATACAAAGCAATCAAATTGGGTAGTTGAGGATGACAAGTTGAGATGGAAGATATGTCAAGCAATGGTAAGAACGGTTGTGCCAAGATACAAGAGCTACCTACAAAGTTACATAATGCTTCTAGCCGAAGAAGATCCTACGAGTGATAGTACTAAGCATTTGTATTACACTCCAAAGGGTTTAGAGATGAAGCTGACGACAATGTTtcaaaggagagaagaagaaacagagaagagaaacCAGTATTCTAACTTTGTGAACAGAGTGATGGACTTGGGGATTAATCAGAATTCTCACTCGACATTAGAAGCTATATGA
- the LOC104778072 gene encoding probable LRR receptor-like protein kinase At1g51890: MTEVTGLRRFVSKFICCYADDSIIEYEPYVYIPANSYTYAEVIKMTNKFNKVHGKGGFGVVYHGVLNKQQVAVKMLNRASIYNIEQFTKEVHDFVKVRHKNLVSLIGYCDDGEHLALIYEFVANGDLKDQLSGKFGNVPTWESRLKIIIGVAQGLEYLHSELRFLHRYVKPTYILLDENFEAKLADFGLSRSSPTNPHIQESNKIYVKPGRNPYLHDTYFNSNRLTKRSDIYSFGIVLLELITNQPVIDSNRERPHISKWVDSEVAKGSTREIVDPRLNSDFDPNSVSKSMEIARTCVARSCNNRTRMSQVVMELNECLALEMSRTHGRTGEITQESQ, encoded by the exons ATGACGGAAGTGACAGGCCTGAGGCGTTTCGTTTCTAAGTTCATTTGCT GTTATGCAGACGATTCCATTATTGAGTATGAACCATATGTGTACATTCCAGCCAATAGTTACACGTATGCCGAGGTTATAAAGATGACCAACAAGTTCAATAAAGTTCATGGCAAAGGAGGGTTTGGTGTAGTTTATCATGGAGTTTTAAACAAGCAACAAGTAGCAGTAAAGATGCTAAACCGAGCATCCATCTATAACATTGAACAGTTTACCAAAGAG GTTCACGATTTTGTAAAAGTTCGTCACAAAAACTTGGTGAGCCTCATTGGGTACTGTGATGATGGTGAGCACTTGGCACTTATCTATGAATTCGTCGCAAATGGAGACTTGAAAGATCAACTATCTG gGAAGTTTGGTAATGTCCCAACCTGGGAAAGCAGGTTAAAAATCATCATTGGAGTAGCACAGG GTCTAGAGTATTTGCATAGCGAGTTGAGATTCCTTCACAGATATGTTAAGCCGACATATATCCTACTAGACGAAAACTTCGAAGCGAAACTGGCTGATTTCGGGCTGTCGAGATCCTCCCCAACCAACCCTCACATACAGGAGTCAAATAAGATTTATGTCAAGCCTGGAAGAAATCCATACCTGCATGACAC GTACTTCAACTCAAACCGTTTAACCAAACGGAGCGACATTTATAGCTTTGGAATTGTTCTGTTGGAGTTGATAACCAATCAGCCTGTCATTGATAGCAACCGTGAACGTCCTCACATTTCCAAGTGGGTCGATTCAGAGGTCGCAAAAGGCAGTACTAGAGAGATTGTTGATCCCAGGCTAAACAGTGACTTTGATCCCAACTCAGTCAGTAAATCTATGGAGATAGCACGCACTTGTGTAGCTCGTTCTTGTAATAATAGGACACGCATGAGTCAGGTTGTTATGGAGCTCAACGAGTGTCTGGCTTTAGAGATGTCTAGAACTCATGGAAGAACTGGGGAGATAACTCAAGAGAGTCAGTGA